CTTGGGTCTACTCCTCTTTTGGGAACAACTTTGTCAAAACCATGTTGCGCCTTGGCAAAGAGCGAGAAAGTCTTGGGGTAGTGTATGACCAAGTAGGCTCACCCACGTACGCTAAAGACTTGGCAAACATGATTTTAGACCTCTTGCCACGCATCCAAACTTCCTCGCCTACAATGTACCATTACACCAATGAAGGCGTGGTGAGTTGGTTTGATTTTGCCAAAGAGATTATGCGCATGGCAAAGCTACCTTGCCGTGTCAATCCTATCGAAACAAAAGAGTACCCCACCCCCGCCAAACGGCCTCATTATTCCGTACTAAACACACAAGCCCTCAAGCGTGACTTTGGCATTGAAGTGCCCTACTGGAAAGACAGTTTGGACGCTTGTTTAAACGCATTAGGAGAAAGACGCTCATGAAACACCTTTTACTCACTGGCACCGCTGGCTTCATTGGCTCCAACTTCGTGCCCTACTTCCTAGACGCCCATCCAGACACCAAACTCATCAGTCTCGATGCCCTTACCTATGCTGGCACTCTGGATAACCTCCAAGAAGTTGCCACTCACCCCCGCCATGTGTTTGTGGAAGGCAACATCACTTCACGCTCTTTAGTACAACATCTTTTTGAAACCTACCCCATCGAAGGTGTCATCCACTTTGCCGCTGAGTCTCATGTGGACAACTCCATCAAAAACCCTGGCGTGTTCATCGAAACCAATGTCAATGGCACCTTTACCCTGCTGGATGTGGCCTATAAAAACTGGATGGAAAAACCCTTTACATGTAAAGCGGGATTGGAGCACGCTAGGTTTCACCACATCAGCACCGATGAAGTGTATGGAACCCTAGGTGAAACAGGACTCTTTACTGAAACCACCCCTTATGCGCCAAATTCTCCTTATAGCGCCAGCAAAGCCGCAAGCGATATGATTGTGCGCAGTTACCACCACACCTATGGGCTCAACACGGTCATCACCAATTGTTCCAACAACTATGGCCCCAAACAGCACGATGAAAAGCTCATCCCCACCATTATCCGCAATGCCTTGCAAGGCAGCCCTATCCCCATTTACGGAGATGGTAAAAACGTCAGAGATTGGCTGTATGTGCTCGACCACTGCAAGGGCATTGATTTGGCTTTTCACAAAGGCAAAGCGGGAGAAACCTATAATATTGGCGGAAGAAACGAAAGGACGAACCTGCAAATCGTCCATGCTATCTGTGAGATTCTAGACAACATACACCCAAGCCAAAGAAGCTACAAAGAGCTCATTACTTTCGTAGAAGACCGCGCAGGACATGACAGACGCTATGCCATTGACGCCACTAAAATCGAAACTGAACTTGGCTGGAGAGCCGATGAAGACTTCGAGAGTGGGATTGTGAAGACGGTAGCGTGGTATTTAAAGAGGCTTGCTTGAAAAAACTCAATACAGCCATTATTTGCCTCTCGCCAAACTCTGGAGGCATGGAGATTGATACAATCAAATTAGCCAAAAAGCTTTACCCGCACACATCAATTACTGTTATAGCCAAACAAGACGGGTACATTGCGAACACTTTTCGC
The DNA window shown above is from Sulfurospirillum tamanense and carries:
- the rfbB gene encoding dTDP-glucose 4,6-dehydratase, which codes for MKHLLLTGTAGFIGSNFVPYFLDAHPDTKLISLDALTYAGTLDNLQEVATHPRHVFVEGNITSRSLVQHLFETYPIEGVIHFAAESHVDNSIKNPGVFIETNVNGTFTLLDVAYKNWMEKPFTCKAGLEHARFHHISTDEVYGTLGETGLFTETTPYAPNSPYSASKAASDMIVRSYHHTYGLNTVITNCSNNYGPKQHDEKLIPTIIRNALQGSPIPIYGDGKNVRDWLYVLDHCKGIDLAFHKGKAGETYNIGGRNERTNLQIVHAICEILDNIHPSQRSYKELITFVEDRAGHDRRYAIDATKIETELGWRADEDFESGIVKTVAWYLKRLA